The following are from one region of the Pristiophorus japonicus isolate sPriJap1 chromosome 24, sPriJap1.hap1, whole genome shotgun sequence genome:
- the LOC139237802 gene encoding shiftless antiviral inhibitor of ribosomal frameshifting protein homolog isoform X1, with protein sequence MHQEITEENVELEKSVRRLREKFHTKGIPITTAVSLMRRYNNDYDLVSQEILRLKDLEDDAEDAEVANNPENWNAPVNNEEISNPGSEDDDDRDLQGIADRLKRLPLTQENLQMFDLAMRGEIPCDQRQFACLTCDRDWWREVPERKLISRCRRCKATFQAVPKDQEWGLAKYNCPHCDHSFKGFGQMGLPAPCYRCRSIVLPIRIIPRKRLLRRPGTGSERRREHSCCAEDCYNRQEPHVPGTHCVHPRTRAARGLPKVLQPSLSHESTGSTVASCVSQGSLMECDVDKIILEDLNEENEDL encoded by the exons ATGCATCAAGAGATCACCGAAGAGAATGTGGAG CTGGAGAAGAGTGTCCGGAGGCTGAGGGAGAAGTTTCACACCAAGGGCATTCCTATTACGACTGCCGTGTCTCTGATGAGGAGGTACAACAATGACTATGACCTGGTGTCACAAGAAATTCTGCGACTGAAGGACCTGGAGGATG ATGCAGAGGACGCTGAGGTGGCGAATAACCCAGAGAATTGG AATGCACCAGTAAATAATGAGGAAATCAGCAACCCAGGG AGCGAAGACGATGATGACCGAGACCTACAG GGGATAGCAGATCGCTTAAAGAGGCTCCCACTGACACAGGAGAACTTGCAAATGTTTGACTTGGCAATGAGAGGCGAGATACCCTGCGATCAAAGACAGTTTGCATGCTTGACATGTGACCGGGATTGGTGGCGGGAGGTCCCCGAGAGGAAATTG ATCTCACGATGCCGTCGCTGTAAAGCAACTTTTCAGGCGGTGCCCAAGGATCAGGAATGGGGCCTCGCCAAGTATAACTGCCCTCACTGTGATCACTCTTTCAA GGGCTTTGGGCAGATGGGGCTCCCTGCTCCGTGCTACAGGTGCAGGAGCATCGTCCTGCCCATCCGGATCATTCCGCGCAAAAGACTTCTGAGGAGACCGGGAACGGGATCGGAGCGCCGGAGAGAACACAGTTGCTGCGCCGAGGACTGTTACAACAGGCAAG AGCCTCACGTTCCTGGCACGCACTGCGTCCACCCACGGACCCGGGCTGCCCGCGGCCTACCCAAGGTACTGCAGCCCAGCCTGAGCCACGAGTCGACAGGATCCACCGTGGCCAGCTGTGTCTCCCAGGGCTCCCTCATGGAGTGCGACGTGGACAAAATCATCCTGGAGGATCTGAACGAGGAAAACGAAGACCTATGA
- the LOC139237802 gene encoding uncharacterized protein isoform X2 has translation MHQEITEENVELEKSVRRLREKFHTKGIPITTAVSLMRRYNNDYDLVSQEILRLKDLEDDAEDAEVANNPENWNAPVNNEEISNPGSEDDDDRDLQGIADRLKRLPLTQENLQMFDLAMRGEIPCDQRQFACLTCDRDWWREVPERKLGLWADGAPCSVLQVQEHRPAHPDHSAQKTSEETGNGIGAPERTQLLRRGLLQQARASRSWHALRPPTDPGCPRPTQGTAAQPEPRVDRIHRGQLCLPGLPHGVRRGQNHPGGSERGKRRPMNGVSRSWQRSLARPGRGLDPL, from the exons ATGCATCAAGAGATCACCGAAGAGAATGTGGAG CTGGAGAAGAGTGTCCGGAGGCTGAGGGAGAAGTTTCACACCAAGGGCATTCCTATTACGACTGCCGTGTCTCTGATGAGGAGGTACAACAATGACTATGACCTGGTGTCACAAGAAATTCTGCGACTGAAGGACCTGGAGGATG ATGCAGAGGACGCTGAGGTGGCGAATAACCCAGAGAATTGG AATGCACCAGTAAATAATGAGGAAATCAGCAACCCAGGG AGCGAAGACGATGATGACCGAGACCTACAG GGGATAGCAGATCGCTTAAAGAGGCTCCCACTGACACAGGAGAACTTGCAAATGTTTGACTTGGCAATGAGAGGCGAGATACCCTGCGATCAAAGACAGTTTGCATGCTTGACATGTGACCGGGATTGGTGGCGGGAGGTCCCCGAGAGGAAATTG GGGCTTTGGGCAGATGGGGCTCCCTGCTCCGTGCTACAGGTGCAGGAGCATCGTCCTGCCCATCCGGATCATTCCGCGCAAAAGACTTCTGAGGAGACCGGGAACGGGATCGGAGCGCCGGAGAGAACACAGTTGCTGCGCCGAGGACTGTTACAACAGGCAAG AGCCTCACGTTCCTGGCACGCACTGCGTCCACCCACGGACCCGGGCTGCCCGCGGCCTACCCAAGGTACTGCAGCCCAGCCTGAGCCACGAGTCGACAGGATCCACCGTGGCCAGCTGTGTCTCCCAGGGCTCCCTCATGGAGTGCGACGTGGACAAAATCATCCTGGAGGATCTGAACGAGGAAAACGAAGACCTATGAATGGCGTGAGTCGAAGCTGGCAGCGTTCCTTGGCTCGCCCCGGCAGAGGTCTCGATCCTTTGTGA